Proteins from a single region of Punica granatum isolate Tunisia-2019 chromosome 8, ASM765513v2, whole genome shotgun sequence:
- the LOC116189355 gene encoding protein naked cuticle homolog 2-like produces the protein MGRYKLVVLVLYVLMVFLPQEIDGQIGRPRPPLPPTPLCASQFALVNHACMFLPYSLVPPPAPITPPGPDLPPPGPSESEEEESDDLQHHHHHHHHHHHHHHHHHKRRAPTPVEADCCRWLREVDSVCVCDLLVHLPAFLAKPVHEYAVIVPDACNVTYSCPGRLRP, from the coding sequence ATGGGGAGATATAAACTTGTGGTTTTGGTGCTTTACGTGTTGATGGTGTTTCTCCCTCAAGAGATCGACGGGCAGATTGGGCGACCGCGACCACCTTTGCCTCCAACCCCACTCTGTGCCTCCCAGTTCGCCCTCGTGAACCACGCGTGCATGTTCTTGCCTTACAGCCTAGTGCCTCCTCCAGCTCCCATCACCCCTCCCGGCCCTGATTTGCCGCCTCCAGGACCATCGGAATCGGAAGAAGAAGAGTCGGATGACTTGCAAcaccaccatcaccatcaccaccaccaccaccatcaccaccaccaccaccacaaGAGACGTGCTCCTACTCCCGTGGAGGCGGACTGTTGCCGATGGTTAAGGGAGGTTGACTCTGTCTGTGTGTGCGATCTGCTTGTTCACTTGCCTGCATTCTTGGCCAAGCCCGTGCATGAGTACGCCGTGATCGTGCCAGATGCCTGCAATGTTACATACTCGTGCCCGGGAAGGTTAAGACCGTAG